One region of Vicinamibacterales bacterium genomic DNA includes:
- a CDS encoding serine hydrolase: MSWLVVAVALLRLQAPAGDLDARVRQRIAASGAEVAVAMRTLDGTRELLIDPDKPFHAASTMKVPIMIELFRQADAGMLTLDDQLPIRNEFHSIVDGSVYQLSVGDDSDADVYRQIGRTMSLRELCEAMITVSSNFAANLLIERVGAENVRQTVHRLGADGMVVLRGVEDQKAFDKGMNNETTARALQSLLTRLGHGEAVNPRADAEMVAILKRQKFRDAIPAGLPEGTVVAHKTGNITKIHHDAAIVYGPRPYVLVVLVRGIEDQKVSGSLIASISREIWNELEK; the protein is encoded by the coding sequence ATGTCGTGGCTGGTGGTCGCCGTCGCGCTGCTTCGTCTCCAGGCCCCTGCCGGCGATCTCGACGCGCGCGTCCGACAGCGCATCGCCGCCAGCGGCGCCGAGGTCGCGGTGGCGATGCGGACGCTCGACGGCACGCGTGAGCTCCTGATCGATCCCGACAAGCCATTCCACGCCGCCAGCACGATGAAAGTACCGATCATGATCGAGCTGTTCCGGCAGGCCGACGCCGGAATGCTGACGCTCGACGACCAGCTTCCGATCAGGAACGAGTTCCACAGCATCGTCGACGGCAGCGTCTACCAGCTCAGCGTCGGCGATGACTCCGACGCCGACGTCTATCGGCAGATTGGCCGGACCATGTCGCTGCGCGAGCTGTGCGAGGCGATGATCACGGTCAGCTCCAATTTCGCGGCGAATCTGCTGATCGAGCGCGTCGGCGCCGAGAACGTCCGGCAGACCGTGCACCGGCTTGGCGCCGACGGCATGGTGGTACTGCGCGGCGTCGAAGATCAGAAGGCGTTCGACAAGGGGATGAACAACGAGACGACTGCCCGAGCGCTGCAGTCGCTGTTGACCAGGCTCGGGCACGGCGAGGCGGTCAACCCGCGCGCCGACGCCGAGATGGTGGCGATCCTGAAGCGTCAGAAGTTTCGCGACGCCATCCCCGCCGGCCTGCCCGAGGGGACCGTGGTCGCCCACAAGACCGGCAACATCACGAAAATTCATCATGACGCGGCGATCGTCTACGGGCCGCGCCCATACGTGCTGGTCGTGCTGGTGCGCGGGATCGAAGATCAAAAGGTGAGCGGATCGCTCATCGCCTCGATCTCGCGCGAGATCTGGAACGAGCTCGAGAAGTAG
- a CDS encoding NAD(P)/FAD-dependent oxidoreductase — protein sequence MRGRDLTGVSVIVAGAGLAGLSAARALETRGAAVTVIEARGRVGGRVWTLRDSFAGRQHAEGGADLIEGDQEHVLALAKALGLQPARILRGGFGFYGPDARGARRVSGGPSAMARIGTHLGRLLRDFTLSERRWDSPVAAAIGRRSVKQWLDEIGAPASLKAGVRGLRGFFLAEPEDLSMLPLVEQFAESGPPGQSMIFRIAGGNDRLATGIVRRLRGAVLLNSIVRRIAQHQDRVTATIESLGKPQTEITADYLVCAVPASTARAIVFEPSLPEPQQDAILHLRYGCATRLLLQFDRRFWRRRGRPNAFGTDLETGAVWDGNEQQRGPRGILSFLAGGGASRALQDILHSEGERGVIQRLGWLGRPSRLLASQTVAWDHDPWAHGGYAYFDPQFNPLWRAWLARATGRLVFAGEHTSIKYQGYMNGAIETGLRAAAEIAALHD from the coding sequence ATGCGCGGCCGCGATCTGACTGGCGTGAGCGTGATCGTGGCCGGCGCCGGTCTGGCGGGCCTTTCGGCCGCGCGCGCGCTCGAGACGCGCGGCGCGGCGGTGACGGTGATTGAGGCGCGCGGCCGTGTCGGTGGGCGCGTGTGGACGCTCCGCGACAGCTTCGCCGGCCGGCAGCATGCCGAAGGCGGAGCGGACCTGATCGAGGGGGATCAGGAGCATGTGCTGGCGCTGGCCAAGGCACTCGGGCTGCAGCCGGCTCGAATCCTCCGCGGCGGCTTCGGGTTCTACGGCCCGGACGCGCGCGGCGCGCGGCGGGTCTCCGGCGGACCGTCCGCCATGGCGCGGATCGGGACGCATCTCGGCCGGCTGCTGCGTGACTTCACGCTGTCGGAGAGGCGCTGGGACAGTCCGGTCGCGGCGGCGATCGGACGCCGCTCGGTGAAGCAGTGGCTCGATGAGATCGGCGCGCCCGCGAGCCTGAAGGCAGGCGTGCGCGGCCTGCGCGGCTTCTTCCTCGCTGAGCCCGAGGATCTGTCGATGCTGCCGCTCGTCGAGCAATTCGCCGAGTCGGGGCCGCCAGGTCAGTCAATGATCTTCCGGATCGCCGGCGGCAACGACCGTCTGGCGACCGGCATCGTCCGGCGGCTGCGCGGCGCCGTGCTCCTCAACAGCATCGTCCGCCGCATCGCGCAGCACCAGGACCGCGTGACGGCGACGATCGAGTCGCTCGGCAAGCCCCAGACCGAGATCACCGCCGACTATCTGGTGTGCGCGGTCCCGGCGTCGACGGCGCGGGCGATCGTCTTCGAGCCGTCGCTGCCAGAGCCGCAGCAGGATGCGATTCTGCATCTGCGGTATGGGTGCGCGACGCGTCTGCTCCTGCAGTTCGACCGAAGATTCTGGCGGCGCCGAGGCCGGCCGAACGCTTTCGGAACCGATCTCGAGACGGGCGCCGTGTGGGACGGCAACGAGCAACAGAGGGGGCCGCGCGGCATCCTCAGCTTTCTGGCGGGCGGCGGCGCCTCGCGGGCGCTGCAGGACATCCTGCACAGCGAAGGGGAGCGCGGCGTCATCCAGCGGCTTGGCTGGCTCGGCCGCCCGTCACGCCTGCTGGCGTCGCAGACGGTCGCGTGGGATCACGATCCGTGGGCGCACGGCGGCTACGCGTACTTCGATCCGCAGTTCAATCCGTTGTGGCGCGCGTGGCTCGCGCGCGCCACCGGCCGACTCGTGTTCGCCGGCGAGCACACCAGCATCAAGTACCAGGGTTACATGAACGGCGCGATCGAGACAGGCCTGCGCGCAGCAGCGGAGATAGCCGCGCTCCACGATTGA
- a CDS encoding MFS transporter, which produces MPDRLFTPRFFVMCGFSFTVFLSAFQLLPTAPFHILALGGGTAAAGLFLGFLTYASALSAPLTGSLADRAGPRRMLIVASAAITAFSIAYAWIPSYQLLLALVLVHGVFWSGLLTGSAAYMTNMLPESRRAEGIGYWGLSTIAAIAVAPSIGFWVFHFGWRALCLEAAALNVAMGVIAWKLPPEFTIHAEPHPHHRRRLIEWRVLILSVTLFLYTFGYGGITSFTALYADANHVAPKGIYLTALAVVILLTRPMSGRLGDRFGYRRVFLPCLLLIGAGLSLLVMGGTRGWLLASAIVFGAGFGTAYPAFVGYALRNVPAVRRGAAFGSILACFDIGIGTGSTSMGWIIEHHGFSRAFGTAALLSALAVPYFLLADSLLRRQDTKQTGAPKNLVPS; this is translated from the coding sequence TTGCCGGATCGTCTGTTCACGCCGCGTTTCTTCGTGATGTGCGGCTTCTCGTTCACGGTGTTCCTCTCGGCATTCCAGCTCCTCCCGACCGCCCCGTTTCACATCCTGGCGCTTGGCGGCGGCACCGCGGCGGCCGGTCTCTTCCTCGGGTTCCTCACCTACGCGTCGGCGTTGTCGGCGCCGCTGACCGGATCGCTGGCCGATCGCGCGGGACCGCGGCGGATGTTGATCGTCGCCAGCGCCGCGATCACCGCGTTCTCGATCGCCTACGCCTGGATTCCGAGCTATCAGCTGCTGCTCGCACTAGTGCTCGTGCACGGCGTGTTCTGGTCGGGGCTGCTCACCGGATCGGCGGCCTACATGACCAACATGCTGCCGGAGAGCCGCCGCGCCGAGGGCATCGGCTACTGGGGTCTCTCGACGATCGCGGCGATCGCCGTGGCGCCGTCGATCGGCTTCTGGGTCTTTCATTTCGGGTGGCGCGCCCTCTGTCTCGAGGCGGCGGCGCTCAACGTGGCGATGGGCGTCATCGCCTGGAAGCTGCCCCCCGAGTTCACGATCCACGCCGAGCCCCATCCTCACCACCGGCGCCGGCTGATCGAGTGGCGCGTGCTGATTCTGTCGGTGACGCTGTTTCTCTACACCTTTGGCTACGGCGGCATCACCAGTTTCACCGCGCTCTACGCCGACGCGAATCACGTCGCGCCAAAGGGGATCTATCTCACCGCGCTGGCCGTCGTGATTCTCTTGACCCGTCCGATGTCTGGGCGGCTGGGCGACAGGTTCGGCTACCGCCGCGTGTTCCTGCCATGCTTATTGCTGATTGGCGCCGGGCTGTCGCTCCTGGTGATGGGCGGGACGCGGGGCTGGCTGCTGGCGAGCGCGATTGTTTTTGGCGCCGGCTTCGGTACCGCCTACCCCGCCTTCGTCGGCTACGCCCTGCGCAACGTTCCGGCGGTGCGCCGCGGCGCCGCGTTCGGCTCGATCCTCGCCTGCTTCGACATCGGCATCGGCACCGGTTCGACGAGCATGGGGTGGATCATCGAACACCACGGCTTCTCGCGCGCGTTCGGCACCGCGGCGCTGCTCTCGGCGCTCGCCGTGCCCTACTTTTTGCTGGCCGATTCGTTACTGCGACGCCAAGACACGAAGCAAACAGGAGCGCCAAAGAATCTCGTTCCTTCGTGA
- a CDS encoding carboxypeptidase regulatory-like domain-containing protein has protein sequence MRLLLAVLAGVALWPAAATAQVTGTLHIVVKDPSGAVIPNAAVRAVAADGMAIAATSDAQGVATLTVPSGRCTVVVEFPGFEARTLADVRVRAGDNRREAVLAIEKIAQTVSVGRDAATAASDPRSDRFSNVLSKAQIDALPDDPDEMETALKQMAGPGALLRVDGFRGGKLPPKSQIRSIRFSQAMFAAENHSAGHTFIDIVTQPGLGPLRGGLDMTFRDDALNARNAFQPQKTPEQSQQYNANLSGTLLKGRTSFSFAGGGASAFDAANVFAAVPGDDTLTSSVRRPSSRANASLRIDHALSPSHSLRGSFQHTDGTQENLGVGGYDLKERAYTRTDSESMLRVSENGPISKYWFATTRAQVRRATGNAIPAVQAPTVQVLDAFTAGGAQQDGGRRSTEVELASDIDYARKAHAIRLGALVNGGSYTSNARSGYIGTFTFSSLADYDAGQPSNYTRRFGDPLVVYSMWQAGLYAQDDWRARKNLTLSAGLRQELQTHLGDRLNLGPRGGATWSPFKSGRTTVRAGGGVFYDWLDADTYEQTLRVDGVHQQDLVIVNPGYPDPLGGGAEQQVLPSSRYGLASGLVMPAQTVGLLAVTQQLTSALNVNASYSHRRARDRFRGRNVNAPLDGIRPDPSLGTVTEVESTGKLEADAVNVGLNWNLPARRLFLFANYAWTDQRNDADGPFSLPADNYDLAAEWARATGVPRHTASAALSTNLTAHLRLGLSTLARSGLPYTITSGRDDNGDTAFTDRPAGIGRNTATTAGAWDVAGRLTYAFGFGSRTQAAGGGQQVVVVRQAGGGGSAGDLLGGLAGGGADDKHVRFELYISAANLLNRANLTGYSGVMTSPFFLQPTSAGPARKIDVGMRIGF, from the coding sequence GTGCGCCTCCTCCTCGCCGTGCTTGCCGGCGTCGCGCTCTGGCCCGCCGCGGCCACCGCTCAGGTGACCGGGACGCTCCACATTGTCGTCAAGGATCCGAGCGGCGCCGTCATCCCGAACGCCGCGGTGCGAGCCGTCGCCGCCGACGGCATGGCGATCGCCGCCACGTCGGACGCCCAGGGAGTGGCGACGCTGACGGTCCCCTCCGGACGCTGCACCGTCGTCGTCGAGTTCCCCGGATTCGAAGCGCGAACCCTGGCCGACGTGCGAGTCCGCGCCGGCGACAACCGCCGCGAGGCGGTGCTGGCGATCGAGAAGATCGCGCAGACTGTCTCGGTCGGCCGCGACGCCGCCACAGCCGCGTCCGACCCGCGCAGCGACCGCTTCAGTAACGTGTTGTCGAAAGCGCAGATCGACGCGCTGCCAGACGATCCCGACGAGATGGAGACGGCGCTGAAGCAGATGGCCGGACCAGGCGCGCTGCTCCGCGTCGACGGATTCCGCGGCGGCAAGCTGCCGCCGAAGTCACAGATTCGCTCGATCCGCTTCTCGCAGGCGATGTTCGCGGCCGAGAATCACAGCGCCGGCCACACGTTCATCGATATCGTCACTCAGCCAGGACTCGGACCGCTGCGCGGCGGCCTCGACATGACGTTCCGCGACGATGCCTTGAACGCGCGCAACGCGTTTCAACCGCAAAAAACGCCCGAGCAGAGCCAGCAGTACAACGCCAACCTGAGCGGCACCCTGTTGAAGGGGCGGACGTCGTTCTCGTTCGCGGGCGGCGGCGCCTCGGCTTTCGACGCGGCCAACGTCTTCGCGGCCGTTCCCGGCGACGACACGCTGACCTCCTCGGTGCGGCGCCCTTCGTCGCGCGCCAACGCCAGTCTCCGAATCGATCACGCGCTCAGCCCGTCCCACTCGCTGCGCGGCTCGTTCCAGCACACGGACGGGACGCAGGAGAACCTCGGCGTCGGCGGCTACGACTTGAAGGAGCGCGCCTATACGCGCACCGACTCGGAGAGCATGCTGCGAGTCTCCGAGAACGGACCGATCTCGAAGTACTGGTTCGCAACCACGCGCGCCCAGGTCCGCCGCGCGACGGGTAACGCGATTCCAGCCGTTCAAGCGCCGACCGTGCAGGTGCTCGACGCCTTCACGGCCGGCGGCGCGCAGCAGGACGGCGGCCGCAGGAGCACGGAGGTCGAACTCGCGAGCGACATCGACTACGCGCGCAAGGCACACGCGATTCGCCTCGGCGCGCTCGTCAACGGCGGGTCCTACACCAGCAACGCCCGCTCTGGCTACATCGGCACCTTCACGTTCAGCAGCCTCGCCGACTATGACGCCGGCCAGCCGTCGAACTACACGCGGCGATTCGGCGATCCGCTGGTGGTCTACTCGATGTGGCAGGCGGGACTCTACGCGCAGGACGACTGGCGGGCCCGCAAGAACCTGACCCTCAGCGCCGGCCTGCGCCAGGAACTGCAGACCCACCTCGGCGATCGCCTGAATCTCGGTCCGCGCGGCGGCGCCACCTGGTCGCCGTTCAAGAGCGGCCGGACGACCGTACGGGCCGGCGGCGGCGTCTTCTACGACTGGCTCGACGCCGACACCTACGAGCAGACGCTGCGCGTCGACGGCGTCCACCAGCAGGATCTCGTCATCGTCAATCCGGGGTATCCGGATCCGTTGGGGGGTGGCGCCGAGCAGCAGGTGCTGCCGTCCAGCCGATATGGACTGGCGAGCGGCCTGGTGATGCCCGCGCAGACGGTCGGGCTGCTCGCCGTGACGCAGCAGCTGACATCGGCGCTGAACGTCAACGCCAGCTACAGCCATCGCCGTGCCCGCGATCGCTTCCGGGGCCGCAACGTCAACGCTCCCCTCGACGGGATCAGGCCGGATCCGTCGCTCGGCACCGTGACGGAGGTCGAGTCGACCGGGAAGCTCGAGGCGGATGCCGTCAACGTCGGACTCAACTGGAACCTGCCGGCGCGGCGGCTGTTCCTCTTCGCCAACTACGCGTGGACTGATCAGCGCAATGACGCCGATGGGCCGTTCTCGCTGCCGGCCGACAACTACGATCTGGCGGCCGAGTGGGCTCGAGCCACCGGCGTGCCGCGTCACACGGCGAGCGCCGCGCTCAGCACGAACCTGACCGCCCATCTCCGGCTCGGTCTGTCAACGCTGGCGCGATCGGGACTGCCCTACACGATCACCAGCGGCCGCGACGACAACGGCGATACGGCGTTCACCGATCGACCGGCAGGAATCGGCCGCAACACGGCGACGACGGCCGGCGCATGGGACGTGGCGGGACGGCTGACCTACGCATTCGGCTTCGGCAGCCGCACGCAGGCGGCAGGCGGCGGGCAGCAGGTCGTCGTGGTCCGTCAAGCCGGCGGCGGCGGCAGCGCCGGCGACCTGCTCGGCGGTCTCGCCGGCGGGGGAGCCGACGACAAGCACGTGCGCTTCGAGCTGTACATCTCGGCCGCGAATCTGCTCAATCGCGCGAACCTGACCGGCTATTCGGGCGTGATGACCTCGCCGTTCTTCCTGCAGCCGACGTCCGCCGGGCCCGCACGGAAGATCGACGTCGGTATGCGCATTGGGTTTTAA
- a CDS encoding HAMP domain-containing sensor histidine kinase, with the protein MPRRRWLPMFALAVGLFGLIVLLATLQYRWLGQISAAERTRVSAMLRDSASAFAADFDRELNRAYLLFQIVPAAAGDNLATQVGSRYDRWMATSLYPRVVRDVYLYVPSSSGGTLQRFNPATRFLEPAEWPASLAPVHARLGAAAPHPAGGPPAIVRAAPALWPDIPALVVTAPMVLVDRRTPGGNDLAIPMQPAYCLLLLDSGYIRGEMLPALARQHFRGPSGGFDYELAVVPATGRGVVYHSVDTFNPEPAARADASADLFHLRVQDFEPLVSEISRFAVFSTQAAPALHGDLTARTETVFRHTVGQPLDPQRGGGMSIVVRKNGGDEMTTTVTDESGEPNARFAISTAAHWRLLVRHPSGSLELAVDRARRRNLLISTGILGLLAVSVGFLVVSTRRAHDLARQQLEFVATVSHELRTPLAVIRSAADNLADGVVGDEARVRQYGQLVRREGIRLTTLVEQILEFAGLQSGQRAITRQPLAVDALLQQAIEELKPAASAAVTRVELSIADDLPAVCGDEAALRRVFVNLISNAIKYGASARWVGVRARPTGDGVEVAVTDRGIGIGADEQDRIFEPFYRAPAVVAAQVQGAGLGLSLVKRIVEAHGGVISVESAPGHGTTFTVKLPADRGDLSASETSVGAAAPQHS; encoded by the coding sequence ATGCCTCGACGCCGGTGGCTGCCGATGTTCGCGCTGGCTGTCGGTCTGTTCGGACTGATCGTCCTGCTGGCGACGCTGCAGTATCGATGGCTCGGACAGATCAGCGCGGCCGAGCGCACCCGCGTGAGCGCGATGCTGCGCGACAGCGCGTCGGCGTTCGCCGCCGACTTCGATCGCGAGCTCAATCGCGCCTACCTGCTGTTCCAGATCGTGCCCGCCGCGGCCGGCGACAACCTGGCCACGCAGGTCGGCTCGCGCTACGACCGCTGGATGGCGACCTCGCTGTATCCGCGGGTGGTGCGTGACGTCTATCTCTACGTGCCGTCTTCTTCGGGCGGCACGCTGCAGCGGTTCAATCCGGCGACGCGCTTTCTCGAGCCCGCCGAGTGGCCGGCGTCGCTTGCGCCCGTGCATGCGCGCCTCGGCGCGGCCGCGCCGCACCCGGCCGGCGGCCCGCCCGCGATCGTTCGCGCGGCGCCGGCGCTCTGGCCCGACATTCCGGCGCTGGTCGTCACGGCACCGATGGTCCTGGTCGACCGGCGCACGCCAGGCGGCAACGACCTCGCGATCCCGATGCAGCCCGCGTATTGCCTGCTGCTGCTCGACAGCGGCTACATCCGCGGCGAGATGCTGCCGGCGCTGGCCCGGCAGCACTTCCGGGGTCCGAGCGGCGGCTTCGACTACGAGCTTGCGGTCGTGCCGGCCACCGGCCGCGGCGTCGTCTACCATTCCGTCGACACGTTCAATCCCGAGCCGGCCGCCAGAGCGGATGCGTCGGCGGACCTGTTCCATCTACGCGTGCAGGATTTCGAGCCGCTGGTATCGGAGATCAGCCGGTTCGCGGTGTTCTCGACGCAGGCGGCGCCGGCGCTGCACGGCGATCTGACGGCGCGCACGGAGACGGTGTTCAGGCACACGGTCGGCCAGCCGCTCGATCCGCAGCGTGGCGGCGGCATGTCGATCGTCGTCCGGAAGAATGGCGGCGACGAGATGACCACCACCGTGACCGACGAGTCGGGGGAACCGAACGCGAGGTTCGCGATCTCGACGGCGGCGCATTGGCGGCTGCTGGTGCGGCATCCGTCGGGATCGCTCGAACTGGCGGTCGACCGCGCGCGGCGGCGCAACCTCCTGATCAGTACCGGCATCCTCGGCCTGCTGGCGGTGAGCGTGGGCTTCCTCGTCGTCTCGACGCGGCGTGCGCACGATCTCGCGAGGCAGCAGCTCGAGTTCGTCGCGACGGTGTCGCACGAGCTGCGCACGCCGCTGGCGGTGATTCGCTCCGCCGCAGACAACCTCGCTGACGGTGTGGTCGGCGACGAAGCGCGCGTCCGGCAGTACGGACAACTCGTGCGCCGGGAAGGCATACGGCTGACCACGCTCGTCGAGCAGATCCTGGAGTTCGCCGGCCTGCAGTCGGGCCAGCGCGCGATCACGCGCCAGCCGCTTGCCGTGGACGCGCTGCTGCAGCAGGCGATCGAGGAACTGAAGCCGGCCGCGTCCGCCGCGGTGACGCGGGTCGAGCTGTCGATCGCCGACGACCTGCCCGCCGTGTGTGGAGACGAGGCGGCGCTGCGGCGCGTCTTCGTGAATCTGATCAGCAATGCCATCAAGTACGGCGCGTCGGCGCGGTGGGTCGGCGTCCGAGCGCGGCCTACGGGTGACGGCGTCGAAGTCGCCGTGACCGACCGAGGCATCGGTATCGGGGCCGACGAGCAGGATCGGATCTTCGAGCCGTTCTATCGCGCGCCCGCAGTGGTCGCGGCGCAGGTGCAGGGAGCCGGCCTCGGGCTCAGCCTGGTGAAGCGAATCGTCGAGGCGCATGGCGGCGTCATTTCGGTGGAGAGCGCGCCCGGCCACGGCACCACCTTCACGGTGAAGCTGCCGGCTGACCGCGGTGACCTGTCGGCGAGCGAAACCAGTGTCGGCGCAGCCGCGCCACAACACTCGTGA
- a CDS encoding response regulator transcription factor, protein MQRILLIEDEAGLVLTLTDRLTCEGYAVESATDGERGLERAIREPFDLLILDVMLPRMGGFDVCRELRRRGIDTPVLMLTARGQVVDKVVGLKLGADDYMTKPFEMAELLARLEARLRRAPATLHPVDGYAFGDLRVDFRKAEAERDGVQLDLSAREFQLLRYFVEHRGATLTRDELLNEVWGYNAMPSTRTVDVHVAWLRQKIEPNPRHPQFILTVHGMGYRFAG, encoded by the coding sequence ATGCAGCGAATTCTCCTGATCGAGGACGAAGCCGGCCTGGTCCTGACCCTGACCGATCGGCTGACCTGCGAGGGATACGCGGTCGAGAGCGCCACCGACGGCGAGCGCGGCCTCGAGCGTGCGATCCGCGAACCGTTCGATCTGCTGATCCTCGACGTCATGTTGCCTCGGATGGGCGGCTTCGACGTGTGCCGTGAGCTGCGGCGGCGCGGCATCGACACACCCGTCCTCATGCTCACCGCGCGCGGTCAGGTGGTCGACAAAGTGGTCGGGTTGAAGCTCGGCGCCGACGACTACATGACGAAACCGTTCGAGATGGCCGAGCTCCTCGCCCGTCTCGAAGCGCGCCTGCGGCGGGCGCCGGCGACGCTGCATCCGGTCGACGGCTACGCGTTCGGCGATCTGCGCGTCGACTTCCGCAAGGCGGAAGCGGAGCGCGACGGCGTGCAGCTCGATCTCTCGGCGCGTGAATTCCAGCTGCTGCGCTACTTCGTCGAGCATCGCGGCGCGACGTTGACGCGCGACGAGCTGCTGAACGAAGTATGGGGCTACAACGCCATGCCATCGACCCGCACCGTCGACGTGCACGTCGCCTGGCTCCGGCAGAAAATCGAACCGAATCCTCGCCACCCGCAGTTCATATTGACGGTGCACGGCATGGGCTACCGGTTCGCGGGGTAA